Proteins co-encoded in one Sulfuricaulis limicola genomic window:
- the xth gene encoding exodeoxyribonuclease III — protein MKIATWNVNSIRVRLPQVLAWLEKENPDVLCLQETKITDEEFPTAALREAGYRAVYAGQKTYNGVATLSRAPAEDIVSALPGAAGDQKRLLAATVGGMRVINVYIPNGEEVGSEKYSYKLSWLKALEKFIARELKSHPRLALLGDYNVAPEARDVHDPKRWEGRVLFSDKERAAFQRLIRHGLADVFRQFDQPEKCFSWWDYRAGAFQRNHGLRIDHILCSPRLAEACRGCRIDIEPRRHERPSDHVPVIAEFGVTP, from the coding sequence ATGAAAATCGCCACGTGGAATGTCAATTCCATCCGTGTGCGCCTGCCCCAGGTGCTGGCGTGGCTGGAAAAAGAAAACCCCGACGTGCTGTGCCTGCAGGAAACCAAGATCACCGACGAGGAATTCCCCACGGCGGCGCTGCGCGAGGCCGGGTACCGGGCGGTTTACGCCGGCCAGAAGACCTATAACGGCGTCGCCACCCTGAGCCGGGCGCCGGCGGAAGACATCGTCAGCGCGCTGCCCGGCGCCGCCGGCGACCAGAAGCGCCTGCTGGCCGCGACCGTGGGCGGCATGCGCGTGATCAATGTGTACATACCGAACGGCGAGGAGGTCGGTTCGGAAAAGTATTCCTACAAATTATCCTGGCTCAAGGCGCTCGAAAAATTCATCGCCCGGGAACTGAAAAGCCATCCGCGCCTGGCGCTCCTGGGCGATTACAACGTCGCGCCGGAAGCGCGCGACGTGCATGATCCCAAACGCTGGGAAGGCCGTGTGCTTTTCAGCGACAAGGAGCGCGCGGCGTTTCAACGGCTGATCCGGCACGGCCTGGCAGACGTGTTCCGGCAATTCGATCAGCCGGAAAAGTGTTTCAGCTGGTGGGATTACCGCGCCGGCGCCTTCCAGCGCAACCACGGCCTGCGCATCGACCACATCCTGTGCAGTCCGCGGTTGGCGGAAGCATGCCGGGGATGCCGCATCGAT